A genomic window from Buteo buteo chromosome 13, bButBut1.hap1.1, whole genome shotgun sequence includes:
- the FBF1 gene encoding fas-binding factor 1, producing the protein MATKPQKSLRGSVDDVLADLLRSDDEAPVTSARASQLAGGSSGRPRGTSSQASKKSFLEDDFFSKLPAEDIKAAEDMDDMEADLLGILKRNSGPGKTTVKGPGKCDSAGGAVKTTGKVLAPEKGESVPMMEKKPLSSPPASRQYKKFNFEDLDDPLAGLLSDEEQDAPKKPAPTGTRSSSEKKTEQSKEKEPPPPQTPLHTVKPVRRREELMFEDDGDDLMDALGFGNGPKGDEKQGKAAEEEELRPARSKLDELLGRGSVAKILEQPSMGQHREFKLDKKYQKQPEKEEGRDEDDFVFGAYQPTVASTPEGRLARRQSVSRFSAENSSEPKPEPHSRPPPPARRSPVRGSRAGGDWLGLKDEDFMDSEQTSPAKASPVVSYTSPAAAGQPGPTSQLPAAEEAAAKPEPLEEENWLSAALSRKKAQAQAKAQERNAKPSEAPGEGLDPCSPVSQPATSTGAPQQAAALQDKAASADGSGQLIPWLSPAKRASAHPSEAAKADPSKDASTLVPTSLFPGEKETQTPAPLAQVTTPRAHLQPAPQLQAESPALGLLHERRLGAPTAQLYEDASGCQAALLSAQARVAELESQVRTLELERTQHKLLLESLQQRHQEDLDLLESAHRSRVKVVEETFGQREERLRREKEQLAAQLLSQSQEAEQARAELLAQHQQRLAALEQQSTLELERLRELQRVSVQEMRKDHEEQLQRLKRLKDQEIDAVTSATSHTRSLNGVIEQMEKFSSDLHDLSHKVEATHHTTSQELAMGARQRDKQLKVLQDRLSQQQRDMEEERSRLQEVIAKMEARLGEQTRLLEQERWRATAEQSKVESLQHSLEEQRRVMTQQLSMERAELERAKSALLEEQKSVMQKCSEERRKLAAEWAEFHTRQQLSKEWMERDMDRVLQMDSQREGTIMSLAKEQAELKIRGRELKAKEEQLARDRELLDEAWQELRLEKEKVNGLALRIRQQEEEIKSMTKLSSQKHEEGERALREACRIESEHQTRLQVMQQHLEQLKQQEQCLHQERLSMAHQRRQLEQLREELPNNRMKLLTADQDLSAPTKGLPSMLFPLTVAASHSQAFVPGFPPPVRVLPQHSPGGSKETLAMAGPTELYAKLLLLKHRAQQDRDFLEDEQFFLETLKKASYNTSSLSI; encoded by the exons ATG GctacaaaaccacaaaagagtTTAAGAG gctctgTTGATGATGTGCTTGCTGACCTCCTGCGATCTGATG ATGAAGCCCCTGTTACATCTGCCAGAGCTTCTCAGCTGGCTGGGGGCAGCAGTGGGAGACCCCGGGGCACCAGCTCACAGGCCAGCAAGAA GTCCTTTCTAGAGGATGATTTCTTCAGCAAACTCCCTGCAGAGGACATCAAAGCTGCAGAG GACATGGACGACATGGAAGCTGATCTCCTGGGAATATTGAAACGCAATTCTGGGCCAGGGAAGACAACCGTGAAAGGTCCTGGGAAATGTGACTCTGCGGGAGGAGCAGTAAAAACCACAGGGAAGGTGCTAGCTCCTGAGAAAG GAGAGTCTGTACCTATGATGGAGAAGAAGCCACTCTCATCCCCCCCTGCTTCCCGACAGTACAAGAAATTTAACTTTGAAG ATTTAGATGATCCTTTGGCAGGGCTTTTATCTGATGAGGAGCAGGATGCTCCCAAGAAACCAGCTCCAACAGGCACTAGAAGCagctctgagaaaaaaacagaacagagcaaagagaaag agccacccccaccccagacgCCCCTGCACACTGTGAAGCCAGTCCGGAGGAGGGAGGAGCTCATGTTTGAAGATGATGGTGATGACCTGATGGATGCACTGGGATTTGGCAATGGCCCAAAAGGAGATGAGAAGCAGGGAAAGGCGGCAGAAGA AGAGGAGCTCCGGCCAGCCCGCTCCAAGCTGGACGAGTTGCTGGGACGAGGCTCTGTGGCCAAAATCCTGGAACAGCCAAGCATGGGACAGCACAGGGAGTTCAAACTGGATAAGAAGTACCAAAAGCAGCCAG agaaagaagagggtCGGGACGAGGACGATTTTGTCTTTGGAGCGTACCAGCCCACAGTGGCATCCACGCCTGAGGGCCGGCTGGCGAGGAGGCAGTCTGTGAG CAGGTTTTCAGCCGAGAACAGCAGTGAACCAAAACCAGAGCCCCACTCCAgacctcctcctccagcccgcCGGAGCCCTGTgcggggcagcagggctggaggtgaCTGGCTGGGCTTGAAAGATGAGGATTTTATGGATTCGGAGCAGACGTCTCCAGCAAAGGCCAGTCCCGTGGTGAGCTACACCAGCCCTGCCGCAGCCGGGCAGCCTGGCCCCACcagccagctcccagctgcagaggaggcagcgGCTAAACCCGAACCGCTGGAGGAGGAGAACTGGCTGAGCGCTGCCTTGTCTCGCAAGAAAGCCCAAGCACAGGCAAAGGCCCAGGAGAGAAATGCCAAGCCCTCGGAGGCCCCAGGCGAAGGGCTGGATCCCTGCTCTCCTGTCAG CCAACCAGCCACCTCCACAGGAGCaccacagcaggcagctgccctgcaggaCAAGGCAGCGAGTGCAGATGGCTCTGG GCAGCTGATCCCTTGGCTCAGCCCTGCGAAACGAGCCTCAGCTCACCCGTCCGAGGCTGCGAAGGCGGATCCCTCCAAAGATGCCAGCACCCTGG TCCCCACATCCTTGTTCCCAGGAGAGAAGGAGACGCAGACCCCTGCCCCGCTTGCTCAG GTTACCACACCCAGGGCACATCTCCAGCCTGCCCCGCAGCTGCAG GCAGagtccccagccctgggcttgCTGCATGAGAGGAGGCTGGGGGCTCCCACAGCCCAGCTGTATGAGGATGCATCAGGCTGTCAGGCAGCACTGCTCAGTGCCCAGGCCCgagtggcagagctggagagccAG GTCCGGACGCTGGAGCTGGAGCGGACACAGCACAAACTGTTGCTGGAGAGTCTCCAGCAGCGGCACCAGGAGGACCTGGATCTCCTTGAGAGCGCCCACAG GAGCCGGGTGAAGGTGGTGGAGGAGACCTTCGGGCAGCGGGAGGAGAGGCTGCGgcgggagaaggagcagctggCGGCTCAGCTCCTGTCACAGAgccaggaggcagagcaggcacGGGCAGAGCTGCTTGCACAGCACCAGCAGCGTCTGGCAGCGCTGGAGCAGCAGAGCACACTGGAGCTGGAGCGGCTGCGAGAGCTGCAGAG AGTGTCTGTCCAGGAGATGCGCAAAGACCATGAAGAGCAGCTCCAGCGGCTGAAGCGGCTGAAAGACCAGGAGATTGATGCGGTGACCAGTGCCACTTCGCACACCAG GTCTCTGAATGGTGTCATCGAGCAGATGGAGAAATTCTCCAGCGACCTGCACGATCTCTCACACAAAGTGGAGGCCACGCACCACACCACCTCCCAGGAGCTGGCCATGGGGGCACGGCAGCGGGACAAGCAGCTCAAGG tGCTCCAGGACAGGCTATCGCAGCAGCAGAGGGACATGGAGGAGGAGCGGAGCCGACTCCAGGAGGTGATCGCTAAAATGGAGGCCAGGCTGGGTGAGCAGACTcggctgctggagcag GAGCGATGGAGGGCAACGGCAGAGCAATCCAAAGTGGAATCACTGCAGCACTCGCTGGAGGAGCAGCGGCGAGTCATGACCCAGCAGCTCTCCATGGAGcgagcagagctggagagggcGAAG AGTGCTttgctggaggagcagaagtCGGTGATGCAGAAGTGCTCGGAGGAGCGACGGAAGCTGGCAGCTGAGTGGGCTGAATTTCACACCCGGCAGCAGCTGAGCAAGGAGTGGATGGAGCGCGACATGGACCGAGTCCTGCAGATGGACTCTCAGAGAGAGGGCACCATCATGAGCCTGGCCAAG gagcaggcagagctgaagaTCCGGGGCCGTGAGCTGAAAGCCAAGGAGGAGCAGCTGGCGAGGGACAGGGAGCTGCTGGATGAGGCCTggcaggagctgaggctggagaaggagaaggtgaacGGGCTTGCGCTGCGCATccggcagcaggaggaggagattAAAAGCATGACCAAG CTCTCATCCCAGAAGCATGAGGAAGGGGAGCGAGCCCTGCGTGAGGCATGCAGGATAGAATCTGAGCACCAGACCAGGCTGCAAGTCATGCAGCAGCACTTGgagcagctgaagcagcaggaacagTGTCTGCACCAG GAGCGGCTAAGCATGGCTCACCAGAGGAGACAGCTCGAACAGCTTCGTGAGGAGCTGCCCAACAACCGCATGAAGCTGCTGACTGCAGACCAGGACCTCAGTGCCCCTACAAAAGGCCTCCCCAGCATGCTGT TTCCTCTTACAGTGGCAGCATCACACAGTCAGGCTTTTGTTCCAGGCTTTCCGCCTCCTGTCAGGGTGCTCCCTCAGCACAGCCCGGGGGGTAGCAAGGAAACCCTGGCCATGGCTGGCCCCACCGAGCTCTACGCCAAACTGCTGCTGTTGAAGCACAGGGCCCAGCAG GACCGTGATTTCTTAGAGGATGAGCAGTTCTTCCTGGAGACCCTGAAGAAAGCATCCTACAACACTTCATCTCTGTCAATCTGA
- the ACOX1 gene encoding peroxisomal acyl-coenzyme A oxidase 1 isoform X3, translated as MAAPGPWSQDNWHLRPNRNGTCFVHRGRPEPLDLHLGMFLPTLLTQATPEQQDRFFMPAWNLEIIGTYAQTEMGHGTHLRGLETTATYDPATQEFILNSPTVTSIKWWPGGLGKTSNHAIVLAQLYTQGQCKGLHAFIVPIRQLGTHEPLPGITVGDIGPKFGYDEMDNGYLKMDNFRIPRENMLMKYAQVEPDGTYVKPLSDKLTYGTMVFIRSLIVGDSARSLSRACTIAIRYSAVRHQSELKPGEPEPQILDYQTQQYKLFPLLATAYAFHFVGAYIKDTYHRISGDIHEGDLSELPELHALTAGLKAFTSWTANAGIEECRMACGGHGYSRCSGIPDIYVTFTPSCTYEGENTVMMLQTARFLVKSYTQVSSGQQVTGMVSYLNDLSRQRIQPQHVAARSVAVRINDPVSLVEAYKARAARLVEAAAKNLQAELNHRKSKEDAWNRTSVDLVRASEAHCHYVIVKLFTAKLAEISNAAVRAVLTELCLLYALYGISKNTGDFLQAGILTDAQITQVNQRVKELLAIIRPNAVALVDSFDFHDVHLGSVLGRYDGNVYENMFEWAKKSPLNKTEVHESFHKHLKPMQSKL; from the exons ATGGCTGCCCCTGGTCCATGGAGTCAAGATAATTGGCACCTACGCCCAAACCGAAATGGGACATG CTTTGTTCATCGTGGACGGCCTGAGCCTCTGGACCTTCATCTGGGCATGTTCCTCCCCACCCTTCTCACCCAGGCAaccccagagcagcaggatcGCTTCTTCATGCCTGCCTGGAACCTGGAGATCATTGGCACTTATGCCCAGACTGAAATGGGCCATG GAACTCATCTTCGGGGTCTAGAAACTACAGCTACTTATGACCCTGCTACCCAGGAATTCATCCTCAACAGCCCCACTGTGACCTCCATTAAGTGGTGGCCAGGCGGAC TTGGAAAGACGTCGAACCATGCCATTGTTCTGGCTCAGCTCTACACTCAGGGCCAGTGCAAAGGGCTGCATGCCTTCATTGTTCCCATACGGCAGCTGGGCACCCATGAGCCTTTGCCAG GTATCACAGTGGGTGACATTGGGCCAAAATTTGGTTATGATGAAATGGATAATGGCTACCTGAAAATGGACAACTTCCGAATTCCTCGGGAAAACATGCTGATGAAATATGCCCAG gttgAACCAGATGGCACCTATGTGAAACCACTCAGTGACAAACTAACGTACGGGACCATGGTGTTCATCCGATCTCTCATTGTAGGCGATTCAGCTCGCTCCCTGTCCCGGGCTTGTACCATTGCCATCCGCTATAGTGCAGTGAGACACCAGTCTGAGCTAAAGCCAGG GGAACCAGAACCCCAGATCTTGGATTATCAGACTCAACAATACAAACTCTTTCCTCTCCTGGCAACAGcatatgcttttcattttgtgggAGCCTACATAAAAGACACCTATCATCGTATTAGTGGAGACATCCATGAAGGGGATCTGAGTGAGCTGCCGGAG CTCCATGCACTGACAGCAGGGCTGAAGGCGTTCACTTCCTGGACTGCCAATGCTGGTATTGAGGAATGTCGGATGGCATGTGGTGGGCATGGCTACTCTCGATGCAGTGGCATTCCTGACATCTATGTCACGTTCACCCCGTCCTGCACCTACGAGGGAGAAAACACAGTCATGATGCTGCAGACAGCTAG ATTCCTTGTCAAAAGCTACACCCAAGTTAGTTCTGGGCAGCAGGTTACTGGCATGGTGTCCTACCTTAATGATCTCTCCAGGCAACGCATTCAGCCACAGCATGTGGCTGCTAGGTCTGTGGCTGTGCGTATCAATGATCCAGTCAGCTTGGTAGAGGCCTACAAAGCACGTGCTGCCCG GCTTGTAGAAGCTGCAGCAAAGAATTTGCAAGCTGAACTGAACCACAGAAAGAGCAAGGAGGATGCCTGGAACAGAACTTCTGTTGATCTTGTGCGAGCATCTGAG GCACACTGTCACTATGTAATAGTGAAGCTTTTCACAGCAAAGCTGGCTGAGATTAGTAATGCAGCTGTCCGTGCTGTCCTGACTGAGCTGTGTCTCCTGTATGCACTGTATGGGATCAGTAAGAACACAGGGGATTTCTTGCAG gcgGGTATTCTGACTGATGCCCAAATTACTCAAGTGAACCAGCGTGTCAAAGAGCTCTTAGCTATAATTCGTCCCAATGCAGTAGCGCTGGTAGACTCCTTTGACTTTCATGATGTTCATCTTGGATCTGTGCTTGGCCGGTATGATGGCAATGTCTATGAGAACATGTTTGAGTGGGCAAAGAAATCCCCACTAAACAAAACAGAG GTTCATGAGTCTTTTCACAAACACCTGAAGCCAATGCAATCCAAGCTGTGA
- the MRPL38 gene encoding large ribosomal subunit protein mL38, with amino-acid sequence MAAPLLSAALCGVRGGRAFGTAAALCRRAAPLGPMPNEDIDVSNLEALEKYRSFTRYFRLAEKESRKPRWWKTYRQHTSPPAEPKTDISLPRDKLLRAKEIKERKKILKENHQNAEMERAARLRTVLIPLDEVRAEWEKTSGPFHKQRVAEHCGIFRDLFKGATFTPWVTLRVEYSQEDEYFVPVYYGNIVTPSEASSPPAVSYEADKGSLWTLLLTNPDGHLRDTDSEYLHWLVTNIPGNDIKLGKEICHYLPPFPAMGTGYHRFIFLLFKQDCPIDFSEDIRPMPCHSLKMRTFSTFDFYRKHEDAMTPAGLAFFQCQWDSSVTWVFHQLLNMREPVFEFVRPPVYHPPQLKFPRHQPLRYLDRYRDTEEPTYGIY; translated from the exons ATGGCGGCGCCCTTGCTGAGCGCCGCGCTCTGCGGCGTCCGGGGCGGGCGGGCCTTCGGCACGGCCG CTGCGCTGTGCAGGCGGGCAGCCCCGCTGGGGCCGATGCCCAACGAGGATATCGACGTCAGCAACTTGGAAGCGCTGGAGAAATATCGCAGTTTCACTCGCTACTTCAGGCTGGCGGAAAAGGAGAGCAGGAAGCCCCGGTGGTGGAAGACGTACCGGCAGCACACCAGCCCCCCGGCAG AGCCAAAGACCGACATCAGCCTGCCGCGTGATAAGCTGCTGCGGGCAAAGGaaatcaaggaaagaaaaaagatcctGAAGGAGAACCATCAGAATGCCGAGATGGAAAGAGCTGCGCGGCTCCGGACTG TGCTGATTCCCCTTGATGAAGTCAGAGCTGAGTGGGAGAAGACCAGCGGCCCATTCCACAAGCAGCGTGTAGCGGAGCACTGTGGGATATTTCGTGACTTGTTCAAAGGGGCCACATTCACCCCCTGGGTTACCTTGAGGGTGGAGTACAGCCAAGAAGATGAGTACTTTGTGCCAGTCTACTATGGGAACATAGTGACTCCGTCAGAG GCTTCCAGTCCCCCTGCAGTGTCATATGAGGCAGATAAAGGCTCCCTCTGGACTTTGCTGCTCACAAATCCAG ATGGACATTTAAGAGACACGGACTCGGAGTACCTCCACTGGCTGGT GACAAACATCCCAGGCAATGACATCAAGTTGGGTAAGGAGATCTGCCATTACTTACCCCCTTTCCCGGCCATGGGAACTGGCTACCATCgcttcatcttcctcctcttcaagCAAGACTGCCCCATAGATTTCAGCGAGGATATTCGGCCGATGCCATG CCACAGCCTCAAGATGCGAACCTTTAGCACGTTTGACTTCTACAGAAAGCACGAGGATGCAATGACCCCAGCAGGGCTGGCGTTTTTCCAGTGTCAGTGGGACAGCTCTGTTACTTGGGTCTTCCATCAGCTTCTCA ATATGAGAGAGCCTGTGTTTGAATTCGTGCGGCCACCCGTTTACCATCCTCCACAGTTAAAGTTCCCGCGCCACCAGCCTCTGAGGTACCTGGACAGATACCGAGACACCGAGGAGCCCACCTACGGCATTTACTAG